One region of Prosthecobacter debontii genomic DNA includes:
- a CDS encoding RNA polymerase sigma factor: MTPISDAGGLPPAAGHFHTTRWTQVIQAKESSREGQDALRELCEAYYAPVQAFLRRQGREAEVAREVAHEFFAYMLEGQAIRTAEKVKGRFRSYLLGAIKHFLAHRHEAAQRLRRGAGQAAISLSGDDDEASALVVSDESQLSPDLAFDRQWALTVLDRAMQALHRESEAEGKAQVFIRLQPWLTGESEHGNQAALAEELGLNLNSLKSMVYRLRQRFRHWVREEVASTLPEGSDVEEELQMLFSALRNR; encoded by the coding sequence ATGACGCCTATTTCTGATGCTGGAGGGCTGCCCCCAGCGGCAGGTCATTTCCACACCACCCGCTGGACCCAGGTCATCCAGGCCAAGGAGTCTTCGAGGGAAGGGCAGGACGCGTTGCGAGAATTATGCGAGGCCTACTATGCCCCCGTCCAGGCTTTTCTGCGGCGGCAGGGGCGTGAGGCTGAGGTGGCGCGAGAAGTGGCGCACGAGTTCTTTGCCTACATGCTGGAGGGGCAGGCCATCCGCACTGCGGAGAAGGTGAAAGGGCGCTTTCGCTCCTACCTCCTGGGGGCCATCAAACATTTTTTGGCGCATCGCCACGAGGCCGCTCAGCGACTGCGTCGTGGTGCGGGTCAGGCGGCGATTTCTCTCAGTGGCGATGATGACGAGGCCTCTGCACTCGTGGTGTCCGATGAATCACAGCTTTCTCCCGACCTAGCCTTTGATCGGCAGTGGGCTCTTACTGTCTTGGATCGTGCCATGCAGGCGCTGCATCGAGAAAGTGAAGCCGAAGGAAAAGCTCAAGTCTTTATTCGATTGCAACCTTGGTTAACCGGAGAGTCGGAGCATGGGAATCAAGCCGCCTTGGCGGAAGAACTCGGATTGAACCTGAATTCGCTGAAGTCCATGGTCTATCGCCTGCGTCAGAGGTTCCGTCATTGGGTGCGTGAGGAGGTCGCCTCCACCCTGCCTGAGGGCAGCGATGTCGAAGAAGAGCTACAAATGCTTTTCAGTGCGCTGAGGAATCGTTAA